The Desulfosporosinus acidiphilus SJ4 genome has a window encoding:
- a CDS encoding 3-hydroxyacyl-CoA dehydrogenase translates to MDMKQVVGFVTGGASGLGEATVRRIVNDGGKAIIADRDEARGKKLEAELGDSACFQKTDVTDTESIQAALGSAQEKFARVSVVVNCAGIAAAEKILGKKGLHTLESFSRVIHINLIGSFNVIRLAVEKMTENLPNPSGERGVIINTASVAAYEGQIGQAAYSASKGGIIGMTLPIAREMALHGIRVMTIAPGLFETPMFDSLPEEARKSLGSMVPFPSRLGYPEEFALLVRSIIENPMLNGSTIRLDGAIRMQPR, encoded by the coding sequence ATGGATATGAAACAGGTGGTTGGTTTTGTCACGGGAGGGGCTTCTGGTTTAGGAGAAGCAACGGTTAGGCGAATAGTCAATGACGGCGGGAAGGCAATCATTGCCGATCGAGACGAAGCGAGAGGGAAAAAGCTTGAGGCAGAATTGGGAGACAGCGCTTGTTTTCAAAAAACAGATGTTACAGATACGGAGAGTATTCAGGCAGCCTTAGGAAGCGCCCAGGAAAAATTTGCGCGAGTGTCTGTCGTTGTTAATTGCGCAGGGATCGCGGCTGCGGAAAAGATACTGGGGAAAAAGGGTCTGCATACTCTGGAGAGTTTTTCGCGGGTTATCCATATAAATCTTATAGGCAGTTTTAATGTTATTCGCTTGGCTGTGGAAAAAATGACTGAAAATTTGCCTAACCCAAGTGGGGAACGTGGGGTTATCATTAACACTGCTTCAGTGGCCGCCTATGAAGGACAAATTGGACAGGCAGCCTACAGTGCCTCAAAGGGAGGAATCATTGGCATGACGCTCCCTATTGCTCGTGAAATGGCTCTTCATGGTATTCGGGTTATGACCATCGCTCCGGGTCTCTTTGAAACTCCGATGTTTGATTCCCTGCCGGAAGAAGCCAGAAAGTCCTTAGGTTCAATGGTTCCTTTCCCATCGCGCCTCGGCTACCCCGAGGAGTTCGCCCTATTGGTACGCAGTATTATTGAAAATCCAATGTTGAATGGCAGCACCATTCGTCTCGATGGC
- a CDS encoding thiolase family protein, with protein MKEALIVEAVRTPVGRKKGSLSGVRSEDMAGMVLKELMIRTGLKPDLVEDVIMGCVSQVGEQGFCIGRQAALIADYPFHVPGISIDRQCGSSQQAVHFAAQAILAGDMDVVVAAGVENMSRTPLGSNVKGTELSSELTSRYEIIHQGLSAERIAQKWKISRQEMDEFSLESHLKALRAQKEGRFEREIMPIPVQLPDGSQIDVSKDEGPRPDTNLEKLSNLKSPFLENGQVTAGNASQISDGAAAILIMSGDKAAELGLKPRFRIIARSVVGSDPTLMLTGPIPATAKVLAKAGLKLEDIDVFEVNEAFAAIPLAWLRETGADREKLNPCGGAIALGHPLGASGARLMTTMMHELERSGGRYGLQTMCEGHGMANATIIERLN; from the coding sequence ATGAAAGAAGCTTTAATTGTCGAAGCAGTAAGAACCCCGGTAGGGCGCAAAAAGGGTTCCTTAAGTGGAGTTCGGTCTGAAGATATGGCAGGGATGGTTTTAAAAGAACTGATGATACGGACGGGCTTAAAGCCCGATCTGGTGGAGGATGTCATTATGGGATGCGTCTCTCAAGTTGGGGAGCAAGGATTTTGCATTGGCCGTCAAGCTGCTCTCATAGCTGATTATCCTTTTCATGTACCTGGTATATCTATTGACAGGCAATGCGGATCAAGCCAACAGGCAGTTCATTTCGCAGCACAGGCAATTCTTGCAGGAGATATGGACGTTGTTGTAGCTGCCGGAGTTGAAAATATGTCCCGAACTCCCTTGGGCTCCAATGTTAAAGGGACAGAATTATCTTCGGAGTTAACTTCACGCTACGAGATTATTCATCAGGGTCTTTCAGCCGAGAGAATCGCCCAGAAATGGAAAATCAGCCGTCAGGAAATGGACGAATTCTCTCTCGAAAGTCATTTGAAAGCGCTGAGGGCTCAAAAGGAAGGCCGCTTTGAGCGGGAGATTATGCCGATCCCTGTTCAGCTGCCTGATGGAAGTCAGATTGATGTGAGTAAGGATGAGGGCCCCCGGCCGGATACCAATCTAGAGAAACTTTCTAATTTAAAGTCTCCCTTCTTGGAAAATGGTCAAGTCACCGCAGGAAACGCCAGTCAAATTTCAGACGGAGCAGCAGCAATCCTTATTATGTCCGGCGATAAGGCGGCAGAATTGGGCCTTAAGCCCCGATTCCGAATTATTGCCCGCAGCGTTGTGGGCTCTGATCCCACTTTAATGCTGACGGGACCTATTCCCGCTACGGCTAAAGTTTTAGCCAAAGCCGGTTTGAAACTTGAGGATATCGATGTTTTTGAAGTCAATGAAGCCTTTGCAGCCATACCTCTTGCGTGGTTAAGAGAAACCGGAGCTGATCGGGAAAAACTAAATCCCTGTGGGGGAGCCATCGCCCTCGGACATCCCTTAGGAGCCAGTGGTGCTCGCTTGATGACAACCATGATGCATGAATTGGAACGAAGTGGAGGGAGATATGGACTGCAAACTATGTGTGAAGGGCATGGCATGGCAAATGCTACGATTATTGAACGACTGAATTAA